A DNA window from Christiangramia salexigens contains the following coding sequences:
- a CDS encoding quinone-dependent dihydroorotate dehydrogenase, with product MYKSLIRPILFKYDPEKVHHFTFSALKKMFKIPGISGIIKQRWKLKDPRLEREVFGLTFKNPVGLAAGFDKDAKLYKELSSLGFGFIEVGTVTPKAQPGNEKKRLFRLKEDSAIINRMGFNNQGVEQMVERLKKNTNVLIGGNIGKNKVTPNESAADDYIYSFDALFDYVDYFVVNVSSPNTPNLRELQDKEPLKRLLNILQNKNELKAKPKPILLKIAPDLTEEQLLDIIEIVKETHIAGVIATNTTISREGLKSADKNEMGGLSGKPLTKRSTEVIRFLSEKSGKAFPIIGVGGIHSAEDALEKLEAGASLVQLYTGFIYEGPALIKQINQAILNSSKN from the coding sequence ATGTATAAAAGTCTAATCAGACCCATTTTATTCAAGTATGATCCGGAAAAGGTTCATCACTTCACTTTTTCAGCTTTAAAAAAAATGTTTAAAATTCCCGGAATCTCCGGTATTATTAAGCAAAGATGGAAATTGAAAGATCCACGGCTTGAAAGAGAGGTTTTCGGACTTACATTTAAGAATCCGGTTGGCCTGGCGGCAGGATTTGATAAGGATGCAAAATTATACAAGGAATTATCTTCTCTTGGATTTGGTTTTATCGAAGTGGGGACAGTGACACCTAAAGCTCAGCCCGGAAATGAGAAAAAGAGACTTTTTAGATTGAAGGAGGATTCTGCTATTATTAACCGAATGGGTTTTAATAATCAGGGTGTGGAACAAATGGTGGAACGACTTAAGAAAAATACCAATGTACTAATAGGCGGGAATATTGGTAAGAATAAAGTCACTCCTAACGAATCTGCGGCCGACGATTATATTTATAGCTTTGATGCTCTTTTTGATTACGTAGATTATTTTGTAGTGAATGTTAGTTCTCCCAATACACCAAATCTTAGAGAACTTCAGGACAAGGAACCTCTTAAAAGGCTTTTGAATATTCTTCAAAATAAAAATGAACTTAAAGCAAAGCCTAAACCTATCCTGTTAAAAATTGCTCCAGACCTTACCGAAGAGCAATTGCTGGACATTATTGAGATCGTAAAAGAAACCCATATTGCCGGAGTGATTGCCACCAATACTACGATATCAAGAGAAGGTCTAAAATCTGCAGATAAAAATGAAATGGGTGGATTAAGTGGAAAACCTCTAACAAAGAGGTCTACTGAAGTTATTCGGTTTTTATCTGAAAAAAGCGGAAAAGCATTTCCGATCATTGGAGTTGGAGGAATACATTCTGCTGAAGATGCTTTGGAAAAACTTGAAGCAGGAGCTAGTCTGGTACAACTTTATACTGGATTTATTTACGAGGGGCCTGCACTTATTAAACAGATCAATCAGGCGATACTTAATTCTTCTAAAAACTAA
- a CDS encoding LysE family translocator codes for MPDQLIPFLTASVLLTLSPGPDIIYVLVRSMAYSAKQGIVTALGLVSGILVHTSLVAFGVSALIKQSEYVFLLIKILGAAYLLYLAWQVLKSDPAIAFSEEGIRDKSSVKLFKQGFIMNVLNPKVSIFFLAFFPGFLWEPEGNTLMQFYILGGLFMLQALIIFSLVAILSDKISVYIKSHPSSGKFLKWMQVVVFVLIAVLILV; via the coding sequence TTGCCCGATCAATTAATTCCTTTTTTAACGGCATCTGTACTATTAACCCTTTCGCCGGGGCCGGATATCATCTACGTTTTGGTAAGGTCTATGGCCTACTCTGCAAAACAGGGAATAGTTACTGCGCTGGGGTTGGTGAGTGGAATATTGGTCCATACCAGTCTGGTTGCTTTTGGGGTTTCAGCCCTCATCAAGCAGTCTGAATATGTGTTTCTGCTTATCAAAATTCTGGGTGCTGCCTATTTGCTTTACCTTGCCTGGCAAGTCTTAAAAAGTGACCCTGCGATCGCTTTCTCTGAGGAAGGAATCAGAGATAAGAGTTCGGTTAAACTCTTTAAGCAGGGTTTTATCATGAACGTTCTCAATCCTAAGGTCAGTATATTTTTCCTTGCATTCTTTCCCGGGTTCCTGTGGGAGCCGGAAGGGAATACGCTTATGCAATTTTATATTCTTGGCGGTCTATTCATGTTGCAGGCACTAATTATATTCAGTCTTGTTGCGATCCTGTCAGATAAAATTTCAGTCTATATTAAGTCGCATCCCTCATCGGGCAAGTTCCTTAAATGGATGCAGGTGGTGGTATTTGTGCTGATAGCGGTTTTAATCCTGGTTTAA
- a CDS encoding hydroxymethylglutaryl-CoA lyase, producing MGKVKLIECPRDAMQGIRDFIPTEKKIQYIQSLLRCGFDTIDFGSFVSPKAIPQMKDTAEVLDGLDLSKTSSKLLAIVANLRGAEDASSHEAIDYLGYPFSISENFQMRNTHKTIDQSVELLQDILNVADKSGKEVVAYLSMGFGNPYGDPWNVDIVGEWTEKLSAMGVKILSLSDTVGTSTPDIIDYLFSNLIPEYLNIEFGAHLHTTPSKWHEKLDAAYMAGCRRFDGAIQGFGGCPMAKDELTGNMPSEKMISYFNSKKADSNIKMTSFESSYNEASTIFNTFH from the coding sequence ATGGGGAAAGTTAAGTTAATTGAATGTCCTAGAGACGCCATGCAGGGCATTCGGGATTTTATACCAACCGAAAAGAAAATCCAGTATATCCAGTCACTGCTTCGTTGCGGATTTGATACTATAGACTTTGGTAGTTTTGTTTCTCCAAAGGCAATTCCTCAAATGAAGGATACGGCTGAGGTTCTTGACGGCTTGGACCTTTCTAAGACTTCCAGTAAACTTCTTGCTATTGTTGCCAATTTAAGGGGGGCTGAAGATGCTTCCAGTCATGAAGCCATAGATTATCTGGGGTATCCATTTTCCATTTCAGAGAATTTCCAGATGAGAAATACACATAAGACCATAGACCAGTCCGTAGAGCTTTTACAGGATATTCTTAATGTTGCCGATAAATCCGGGAAAGAAGTGGTGGCTTATTTAAGTATGGGCTTTGGTAATCCTTATGGAGATCCATGGAATGTGGATATAGTAGGGGAGTGGACAGAAAAACTATCGGCGATGGGGGTTAAAATTCTATCCCTTTCAGATACTGTGGGGACTTCAACTCCAGATATCATTGATTATCTTTTCTCGAACCTGATACCTGAATATCTAAATATTGAATTTGGAGCTCACTTACATACCACGCCATCCAAATGGCATGAAAAGTTAGACGCTGCCTATATGGCGGGCTGTAGAAGATTTGACGGTGCGATCCAGGGATTTGGTGGTTGTCCAATGGCTAAAGATGAACTCACCGGCAATATGCCTTCAGAAAAAATGATCTCTTATTTTAATTCCAAAAAAGCAGATAGCAATATTAAAATGACCAGTTTCGAATCTTCATATAACGAAGCCTCCACTATTTTCAACACCTTCCATTAA
- a CDS encoding DUF4856 domain-containing protein, producing the protein MKRQLIAVFIGGLSLASCSSDDQNITPEENLIQVPATYSFERNGNTTVSYSGQTTRLRMTSELLGDFMDFDNSTEESLSNMFSNENDPFSASDLNESSKSIKSKVAASALYFSANTVESSEIKQDFEGFITAQMNEVKANKDELAAPGKAGQIADGSSIRYVDSKGLEMNQAFAKSLIGALLVDQMLNNYLSQPVLDEADNRMNNDAGVTEEGKDYTTMEHKWDEAYGYLYGDPSVPTADPNSVLGESEDHLLFNYLGDVDGDDDFAGIAEETFEAFKTGRAAIVAGEYEIRDEQVAIIRENISKVIAVRAVHYLQGGKSALENENYGSAFHELSEGFGFIYSLRFTNNPATNKPYLTKSQIDNFKSSLLSGNGFWDVTPETLDAISEEIAVAFGFSVSEA; encoded by the coding sequence ATGAAAAGGCAATTAATCGCTGTATTTATTGGGGGTCTAAGTTTAGCTTCTTGTTCTTCTGATGATCAAAATATAACTCCGGAAGAAAATTTAATCCAAGTTCCGGCAACTTACAGTTTTGAAAGAAATGGTAATACAACTGTTAGTTATAGTGGTCAAACAACCAGATTAAGAATGACTTCAGAATTATTAGGAGATTTTATGGATTTTGATAATTCTACAGAGGAATCTCTTTCTAATATGTTTTCTAATGAGAACGATCCATTTTCAGCTTCAGATCTAAATGAATCTTCTAAAAGTATAAAATCTAAAGTTGCAGCCTCTGCATTATATTTTTCTGCCAACACTGTAGAAAGCTCAGAAATTAAGCAAGATTTTGAAGGCTTTATCACTGCTCAGATGAATGAGGTGAAAGCGAATAAAGATGAATTGGCTGCTCCTGGCAAAGCAGGTCAGATCGCAGATGGATCCAGCATAAGATATGTGGATTCAAAAGGTCTTGAAATGAATCAGGCTTTTGCTAAAAGTCTAATAGGTGCATTACTTGTAGACCAGATGCTTAATAACTATCTGTCTCAACCTGTTTTGGATGAAGCAGATAACCGAATGAATAATGATGCTGGTGTTACAGAAGAGGGAAAAGATTACACTACTATGGAGCACAAGTGGGATGAAGCTTACGGATATCTTTATGGAGATCCTTCAGTTCCAACGGCAGATCCTAATTCTGTGTTGGGCGAAAGTGAAGATCATTTATTGTTCAACTATTTGGGAGACGTAGATGGAGATGATGATTTTGCCGGAATTGCTGAAGAGACTTTTGAAGCTTTTAAAACCGGTAGAGCTGCTATTGTAGCAGGAGAATATGAAATACGTGACGAGCAGGTAGCCATTATTAGAGAGAATATTTCTAAGGTGATCGCTGTTAGAGCCGTTCATTATTTACAAGGCGGAAAATCTGCACTGGAAAATGAAAATTATGGTTCTGCATTTCATGAGCTTTCAGAAGGATTTGGATTTATTTACAGTCTTAGATTTACAAATAACCCGGCAACCAATAAACCATATCTAACAAAATCTCAGATAGACAACTTTAAGTCTAGTTTGTTAAGTGGGAATGGTTTTTGGGACGTAACTCCGGAAACACTAGATGCGATTTCAGAAGAGATCGCGGTAGCCTTCGGCTTTTCGGTTTCGGAAGCTTAA
- a CDS encoding imelysin family protein yields MNKISGFLLVIALIFAACSKDDSGTDNPGEQPDNNSFDRGAMLENWADNIIAPAFENFKSSTQELELKTSAFVQDPSEANLVELRAAFQSAYIDFQTVSMFEIGKADQLNYRNYLNTYPANAANIKQKAESGSYNLELPSSFAEQGFPAMDYLINGLGANDTETLGFYTTNTNSTKYSAYLEDVAKRINSLTAEVNASWQGEFRDSFVTNTSSSSTGSVDRFTNDYVMYFEKILRSGKIGYPAGAFTGEPSPENAEAFYSKNFSKTLYLKAVQSVQDFYNGKHFNSAQSGKSYKQYLEYLDSMKNGTDLSVLIDAQFNTIIDQAASLDASLKSQVETNNTKMLEAFDELQKEVVLLKVDMMQALSISVDYVDSDGD; encoded by the coding sequence ATGAATAAGATTTCAGGTTTTTTATTGGTAATTGCTTTAATTTTTGCGGCCTGCTCCAAAGATGATTCAGGGACTGATAATCCAGGAGAACAGCCGGATAATAATTCTTTTGATAGGGGAGCAATGCTTGAGAATTGGGCCGATAATATCATAGCCCCTGCATTTGAAAATTTCAAATCCTCTACACAGGAGCTCGAACTAAAAACTTCAGCCTTTGTTCAGGATCCTTCAGAAGCTAATCTTGTGGAATTACGAGCTGCTTTTCAATCGGCTTATATAGATTTCCAGACGGTTTCAATGTTTGAGATCGGTAAGGCAGATCAGCTGAATTACAGAAATTACCTTAATACATATCCTGCAAATGCCGCTAATATCAAGCAAAAAGCGGAGTCTGGATCTTATAACCTGGAATTGCCTTCATCTTTTGCAGAACAGGGATTTCCTGCAATGGATTATCTAATAAATGGTCTTGGAGCTAACGATACGGAAACATTAGGTTTTTATACCACTAATACTAATTCCACGAAATATTCAGCATATCTGGAAGATGTGGCTAAACGAATCAATTCTCTAACCGCAGAGGTAAATGCTTCATGGCAGGGAGAATTTCGCGATAGCTTTGTAACTAATACCAGTTCTTCAAGTACAGGTTCTGTAGACAGATTTACCAATGATTATGTGATGTATTTTGAAAAGATACTTAGATCAGGAAAGATAGGTTATCCAGCAGGAGCTTTCACAGGAGAGCCTTCTCCAGAAAATGCTGAAGCATTCTATTCTAAGAATTTTTCAAAAACCCTTTATCTTAAGGCTGTACAAAGTGTTCAGGATTTTTATAACGGAAAGCATTTTAACTCTGCCCAAAGCGGTAAGAGTTACAAGCAATATCTGGAATATTTGGATAGCATGAAGAACGGCACAGATCTTAGTGTTCTTATAGATGCTCAATTTAATACAATTATAGACCAGGCAGCTTCATTGGATGCCAGTCTTAAGTCTCAGGTAGAGACCAATAATACTAAAATGTTAGAGGCCTTTGACGAACTGCAGAAAGAAGTAGTTCTTTTAAAGGTTGATATGATGCAGGCACTTTCTATAAGTGTGGATTATGTAGATTCAGACGGGGACTAG
- a CDS encoding HTTM domain-containing protein: MSRIGKYLNAQTDAAPLAVFRILFGIMMFASILRFWLNGWIEKLYIAPKTFFSYYGFEWVKPLGDFTYLLFIICGISAIMVAFGFKYRIAILSFFLSFTYIELMDKTTYLNHYYFISILSFLMIFLPAAAYFSVDAIRKPESAYQKIPKWCIDSLKLLLGIVYFYAGLAKLNSDWLFRAMPLKIWLPSKYDLPLLGDLMQKEWMHFAFSWSGMLYDLFIPFFLLWRRTRFFAFLLVIVFHVLTRVLFPIGMFPYIMIVSALIFFSAPTHHKILGFLASILKISKEKFDNGKTLVFKTQKRKFLTATVACFFVIQLLFPWRYLLYPNELFWTEEGFRFSWRVMLMEKAGYAQFKVVDGKTGRRFYVDNSDFLTPFQEKQMAFQPDFILEYAHFLADHFSEQGHENIEVYVDSYVALNGRKSKQYIDPDVNLLNFADSFRHKTFILPFDDEIKGL; the protein is encoded by the coding sequence ATGAGTCGAATTGGTAAATACTTGAATGCCCAAACCGATGCTGCACCCTTGGCGGTGTTCAGGATATTATTCGGGATCATGATGTTTGCCAGTATACTTAGGTTCTGGTTGAATGGCTGGATCGAAAAGTTATACATAGCTCCAAAAACATTTTTTTCTTACTATGGATTTGAATGGGTGAAACCGCTTGGCGATTTCACCTATTTGCTTTTTATCATCTGTGGGATCTCGGCTATAATGGTAGCTTTTGGCTTTAAATACAGAATTGCGATCTTAAGCTTTTTTTTGAGTTTTACTTATATCGAGTTGATGGATAAGACCACTTATCTAAATCACTATTATTTTATAAGTATTCTCAGTTTTTTAATGATCTTCCTTCCGGCCGCTGCTTATTTTTCTGTAGATGCCATAAGAAAGCCAGAAAGCGCCTACCAAAAGATTCCAAAATGGTGCATAGATTCCTTGAAGTTATTGCTCGGAATAGTTTACTTCTATGCCGGATTAGCCAAATTGAATTCAGACTGGCTTTTCAGGGCTATGCCTTTAAAAATATGGTTACCATCTAAATATGATCTTCCTCTTTTGGGAGATCTCATGCAAAAGGAATGGATGCATTTTGCCTTCAGTTGGAGTGGGATGCTCTATGATCTATTCATTCCTTTTTTCCTGTTATGGAGAAGAACCAGGTTTTTTGCATTTTTACTGGTTATAGTTTTTCACGTGTTAACAAGGGTATTATTTCCAATTGGGATGTTTCCTTATATCATGATAGTAAGCGCGCTGATCTTCTTTAGTGCACCAACTCATCATAAAATTCTAGGTTTTCTTGCTTCAATTCTGAAGATTTCCAAAGAGAAGTTTGATAACGGAAAAACCCTGGTTTTTAAAACTCAAAAAAGGAAATTTTTAACGGCTACTGTAGCCTGTTTCTTTGTTATCCAATTGTTATTCCCTTGGCGCTATTTACTTTATCCTAATGAGTTGTTCTGGACCGAAGAAGGTTTCAGATTTTCCTGGCGGGTTATGCTTATGGAAAAAGCAGGTTATGCGCAATTCAAAGTGGTTGATGGGAAAACCGGCCGAAGATTTTATGTGGATAATTCAGATTTTCTGACTCCTTTTCAGGAAAAACAAATGGCTTTTCAACCCGATTTTATTTTAGAATATGCTCATTTCCTAGCCGATCATTTTAGCGAACAAGGACATGAAAATATTGAGGTTTATGTAGATAGCTATGTAGCCCTTAACGGAAGAAAGAGTAAGCAATATATCGATCCGGATGTGAATTTGCTTAATTTCGCAGATTCCTTCAGGCATAAAACATTTATTTTACCCTTCGATGATGAAATTAAAGGTCTTTAG
- a CDS encoding TonB-dependent receptor: MKLKVFSLLFIIGFLGHAQQYDLSGKVLSAESGEPVSQAELWNKTTGKLSLADAKGEFTIKGLNPGTYKIAVFSYEYEILEKEIQITGDTEITFRLQPLAESLSEVVLTARREQLFALRKLRKVEGTSIYAGKKSEVVLMDKVMGNMAANNARQIYNQVVGLNIYDNGDAGIQLNIGGRGLDPNRTQNFNTRQNGYDISADVLGYPESYYTPPPEALREIQVVRGAASLQYGTQFGGLINFKFKEPSEEKIEFSSRQSVGSNDMFTSFNSLSGTVGDISYYTYYNYKGGKGFRANSEYDSHNAFGHLGWQVSDKTKLSFEYTYLDYLAQQPGGLTDAQFYENPDFSNRERNWFDVNWNLFAVKLEHQFSEKTDFSLNVFGLDASRKAVGFRENRVSQADDPSAPRELLVDEFSNWGAEARFLTRYNFLGEESVILLGSKYYETDNSQQQGPGSAASGPDFRLASDEFPNYPRQSQFRFPNQNLALFGENIFNITNNFSITPGFRFEYINTAAEGTYKFIILDLAGNPLQNETIADNRDFERSFILLGLGSSYSLNSTNELYANFSQNYRSVTFNDIRVVNPVFQVDSNINDEEGFTSDLGIRGRIKNVFSYDASVFALKYNDRIGEILRPEVRENADGESVETGRIVRFRGNIGDAFIYGLETFGEWNIKNTFFESSMDHRLSLFVNAAFTKSEYIKSEATNVEGNEVEFIPSVNLKTGLNFGYKDLMAGLQYTYLSKQYTDATNAPQDINDNQRGIEGSIPAYGIMDLSASYSLGRFKLEAGINNVLDNSYFTRRATGYPGPGIIPAQPLTWYTTLQFQL, translated from the coding sequence ATGAAATTAAAGGTCTTTAGTTTATTATTCATAATTGGTTTTTTAGGCCATGCACAGCAATATGATCTATCCGGAAAAGTTCTTTCCGCAGAGTCTGGAGAACCTGTATCACAGGCGGAACTTTGGAACAAAACAACCGGGAAGTTGAGTCTGGCAGATGCCAAAGGCGAGTTTACTATAAAGGGTCTGAATCCGGGTACATATAAGATAGCGGTCTTCAGCTATGAATATGAGATCCTGGAAAAAGAGATACAGATTACCGGAGATACCGAAATTACTTTTAGACTTCAACCGCTTGCCGAGAGTTTAAGTGAAGTGGTGTTAACTGCCCGAAGGGAACAGTTATTTGCATTGCGAAAACTTCGAAAAGTTGAGGGAACCTCTATTTATGCTGGTAAAAAGAGCGAAGTGGTTCTTATGGATAAAGTGATGGGGAATATGGCTGCCAATAATGCACGGCAGATCTATAATCAGGTTGTTGGTCTTAATATTTATGATAATGGTGATGCGGGGATTCAGCTGAACATAGGAGGACGAGGTTTGGATCCAAACCGAACTCAAAATTTCAATACCAGACAGAATGGTTATGATATTTCAGCCGATGTACTGGGATACCCTGAAAGTTATTACACTCCGCCACCTGAAGCGCTAAGAGAGATCCAGGTCGTTAGGGGAGCTGCTTCCCTGCAATACGGAACTCAATTTGGCGGACTCATTAATTTTAAATTTAAGGAGCCTTCAGAAGAGAAAATTGAATTTTCAAGCCGTCAGTCGGTGGGATCCAACGATATGTTCACCAGTTTCAATAGTCTGAGTGGGACTGTGGGAGATATCAGCTATTATACTTATTACAATTACAAAGGAGGGAAAGGCTTTAGAGCGAATTCTGAATATGACTCACATAATGCTTTTGGACATTTAGGCTGGCAGGTAAGTGATAAGACAAAACTTAGTTTTGAATATACTTATCTTGATTACCTCGCGCAGCAACCCGGAGGTTTAACAGATGCCCAGTTTTATGAGAATCCAGATTTTAGTAACCGTGAAAGGAACTGGTTTGATGTAAACTGGAATTTATTTGCGGTAAAACTCGAGCATCAGTTTTCTGAAAAAACAGATTTTAGTCTGAATGTATTTGGGCTTGACGCCTCCAGAAAAGCTGTAGGCTTTAGAGAGAATAGGGTTTCACAAGCCGATGATCCTTCAGCTCCAAGAGAATTGCTTGTGGATGAGTTCTCAAATTGGGGCGCAGAAGCCCGGTTTTTAACCAGATATAATTTTCTGGGAGAAGAATCTGTGATCTTACTGGGAAGTAAATATTATGAAACAGATAATAGTCAGCAGCAAGGGCCGGGCAGCGCAGCTTCAGGTCCCGATTTTAGGTTGGCTAGCGATGAATTCCCGAATTACCCTAGACAATCCCAGTTCAGGTTCCCGAATCAAAATCTGGCATTATTTGGAGAGAATATTTTTAATATCACCAATAACTTTTCGATTACTCCTGGGTTTAGGTTTGAGTATATCAATACCGCAGCAGAGGGTACCTATAAGTTCATTATTCTGGATCTTGCAGGCAATCCGTTGCAAAATGAAACCATTGCCGACAATAGGGATTTCGAAAGAAGTTTTATTCTTCTTGGACTGGGAAGCAGCTACAGTCTGAATTCTACCAATGAGCTTTATGCGAATTTTTCACAGAATTATCGTTCAGTAACCTTTAATGATATCCGGGTGGTGAATCCGGTCTTTCAGGTAGACTCAAATATTAATGATGAAGAAGGTTTTACATCAGATCTGGGAATTAGGGGGAGGATTAAAAATGTTTTTTCATATGATGCCAGCGTGTTTGCTTTAAAATATAACGATCGTATTGGTGAGATCCTTAGACCGGAAGTTCGGGAGAACGCCGATGGAGAATCTGTTGAAACAGGAAGGATCGTAAGGTTTAGGGGTAATATTGGAGATGCCTTTATCTATGGTCTTGAAACATTTGGCGAATGGAATATCAAGAATACTTTCTTTGAATCTTCTATGGACCACAGGTTAAGCCTTTTTGTGAATGCAGCATTTACTAAATCTGAATATATAAAATCTGAAGCGACTAATGTTGAAGGGAATGAAGTTGAGTTTATTCCTTCGGTAAATCTAAAAACCGGGCTGAACTTTGGCTATAAGGATCTTATGGCAGGTTTGCAGTATACTTATTTATCGAAACAATATACCGATGCAACAAATGCACCTCAGGATATAAATGATAATCAGCGTGGAATTGAGGGAAGTATTCCGGCTTACGGAATAATGGATCTTTCTGCTTCTTATAGTCTGGGAAGATTTAAACTCGAAGCAGGGATCAATAATGTGTTGGACAACTCCTATTTTACGCGAAGAGCAACAGGTTATCCAGGGCCAGGAATTATTCCGGCTCAACCTTTAACCTGGTATACAACACTGCAGTTCCAATTATAA
- the guaB gene encoding IMP dehydrogenase translates to MIAHESKILGEGLTYDDVLLVPAYSEVLPREVSIQSKFTKNISINVPIVSAAMDTVTESRMAIAMAREGGIGVLHKNMTIEQQALKVRKVKRAESGMIIDPVTLPITAKVGDAKESMREHSIGGIPIVDEEGRLLGIVTNRDLRFEKNHNRPISEVMTSENLVTVSEGTSLDEAEDILQENKIEKLPVVNKDEKLVGLITFRDITKLTQKPMANKDSFGRLRVAAAVGVTGDAVDRAEALVKAGVDAIIIDTAHGHTKGVVHVLKEVKKKFPELEVVVGNIATGEAAKYLVEAGADAVKVGIGPGSICTTRVVAGVGFPQFSAVLEVAAAIKGTGVPVIADGGIRYTGDIPKAIAAGADCVMLGSLLAGTKESPGETIIYEGRKFKSYRGMGSVEAMQKGSKDRYFQDVEDDIKKLVPEGIVGRVPYKGDLEESIHQFIGGLKAGMGYCGAKDVDTLKENGKFIKITAAGVHESHPHDVTITKESPNYSR, encoded by the coding sequence ATGATCGCACACGAATCAAAAATACTTGGAGAAGGACTTACCTACGATGATGTTCTTTTAGTACCTGCCTATTCTGAAGTTCTTCCTCGTGAAGTTAGTATTCAGTCAAAATTCACAAAAAATATTTCTATTAATGTTCCTATCGTTTCAGCGGCGATGGATACAGTAACCGAATCCCGTATGGCTATCGCCATGGCACGGGAAGGAGGTATAGGAGTTTTGCATAAGAATATGACTATAGAGCAGCAAGCTCTTAAAGTAAGAAAAGTAAAGCGTGCAGAAAGTGGGATGATCATAGACCCCGTTACTTTACCAATTACTGCAAAAGTGGGAGATGCTAAGGAATCTATGCGTGAGCATAGCATTGGAGGAATCCCGATTGTAGATGAGGAGGGGAGACTACTTGGTATCGTTACGAACAGGGATCTCAGGTTTGAGAAAAATCATAACCGCCCGATTTCGGAAGTTATGACTTCAGAGAATCTCGTTACAGTGTCTGAAGGAACTTCGCTGGATGAAGCAGAAGATATCCTTCAGGAAAATAAAATTGAAAAATTACCGGTAGTAAATAAGGATGAAAAGCTGGTAGGCCTTATTACCTTTAGAGATATTACAAAACTTACCCAAAAGCCTATGGCCAATAAAGACAGTTTTGGTCGCTTAAGGGTTGCAGCCGCTGTTGGAGTAACAGGCGATGCTGTAGACAGAGCAGAAGCACTTGTTAAAGCAGGCGTGGATGCTATAATTATTGATACCGCTCATGGTCATACCAAAGGTGTTGTACATGTACTTAAAGAGGTTAAGAAGAAATTCCCTGAACTAGAAGTAGTTGTTGGAAATATTGCAACCGGTGAGGCTGCAAAATATTTAGTTGAAGCAGGAGCAGACGCTGTAAAGGTTGGAATAGGACCTGGTTCAATTTGTACTACAAGAGTAGTTGCAGGAGTTGGTTTTCCACAATTTTCGGCTGTACTGGAAGTAGCTGCGGCGATTAAAGGAACAGGTGTACCTGTGATCGCAGATGGTGGAATTCGTTATACAGGGGATATACCTAAAGCCATCGCTGCAGGAGCAGATTGTGTGATGCTGGGATCTTTACTGGCAGGAACTAAGGAATCTCCAGGAGAAACCATTATTTATGAAGGCCGTAAATTTAAATCCTACAGAGGAATGGGGTCTGTGGAAGCTATGCAAAAAGGTTCTAAAGATCGTTATTTCCAGGATGTAGAAGATGATATCAAAAAACTTGTTCCCGAAGGTATTGTGGGACGTGTGCCATACAAAGGAGATCTTGAGGAGAGCATACATCAATTTATTGGTGGATTAAAAGCCGGAATGGGATATTGCGGAGCGAAAGATGTAGATACCTTAAAAGAAAATGGGAAATTCATTAAGATCACCGCTGCAGGTGTTCATGAAAGTCATCCACACGATGTTACTATTACTAAAGAGTCTCCTAATTATAGCAGATAA
- a CDS encoding OmpH family outer membrane protein, with amino-acid sequence MKRISLGILMFLIAFAANAQSKIGIVDAEYILSQMPEYAEVQTGLETYNKELQGSLQTNIQEYEKLVKEYQETSADLEEEVKKQKENKIVELENTIKGFRQKASVMMQMRQNELTGPLYNKIDAAMKEVIEEENYTQIFHAGASGLAFSRAEDDITDMVLTKLGIEIPAEEQPKTDK; translated from the coding sequence ATGAAACGAATAAGCTTAGGAATTTTAATGTTTTTAATTGCATTTGCCGCAAATGCACAAAGTAAGATAGGGATAGTTGATGCAGAATATATCCTTAGCCAGATGCCTGAATATGCAGAAGTGCAAACCGGACTGGAAACATACAATAAAGAATTACAGGGAAGTTTACAGACCAATATTCAGGAATATGAAAAACTGGTAAAAGAATATCAGGAAACCAGCGCAGACCTGGAGGAAGAAGTGAAAAAACAAAAGGAGAACAAGATCGTAGAACTTGAAAATACGATCAAAGGATTTCGCCAAAAAGCTTCTGTGATGATGCAAATGAGACAAAATGAACTCACCGGACCTCTATACAATAAAATAGATGCTGCAATGAAGGAAGTGATCGAAGAAGAGAATTATACGCAGATCTTTCACGCCGGAGCAAGTGGTCTTGCCTTTTCACGTGCAGAGGATGATATTACAGATATGGTGCTAACCAAACTGGGAATTGAGATCCCGGCAGAAGAGCAACCAAAGACTGATAAATAG